In Runella sp. SP2, the genomic window TCTTTGCAAACCATCGGAACGGGCGGTAAAGCTACTTCCCCGATTGCCGACCTCAATCCCAACGACATTGAAAGTATCGAAGTCCTCAAAGACGCCGAAGCCACTGCCTTGTACGGTTCACGCGGCGCCAACGGGGTGATTTTGATTACGACCAAACGCGGAAGTTTTGAACAAAAGCCGAAGATTTCGCTGAACGCATCGTACGGACAAGCCAAAGCCACCAAACTTTGGGAATTGACCACGGGACCAGAACACGCTCAGCTTGTCAACGAGTGGTGGATCAATACGGGCAAAGATACCCCTTCACTCAACCGCACGTTTGCCAACCGTTCCTTCCGCCCAGTATCAGAAGGCGGACGTGGGCTGCCCGAAGAACAGCAAACCTACGACCGTTTGAGTGAACTGTTCCGCACGGCAAGCTTGTCTAATTACGACCTTTCGCTTTCGGGCGGTACTAAAAGCACCAAGTACTACATTGGCGGTGGTCTCAACACGCAAGAGGCTATTATTAAACCTATTACCTTCCAACGCGCAAGTTTTAAAGTTAACCTTGACCAAAAAGTAAACGACAACGTGCAAGTGGGTGTGAGTAACACCTTTACCCGTACGTACCGCAACCAAGCCCGCGCGGGAGATGGCCCTGCGGGAGGACTCCTACAAGCGGCATTGCACACGCCAACATACCTTTCGCCCGTCAATGAACAAGGGGTTTTGGTCGGGCGCGCAGGATTTGACAACCTTACGTTATTGCTTGATAATTACAACGTTAACTCCGCCAGCCTGCGCTACATTGGCAACTTATACGCGGATGTTCAACTTTTACCCAACCTCAAATTTCGCAGCAGTTGGGGCGTTGATTACAACAACTACAACGAATCGGAATATTGGAATAACTTGTTGATTTCGGGAAGTCCGAACGGGTTGGCGACGTCTTCGATTAGCCAATTTACTACTTGGTTGAACGAACAAACGCTTACTTTCCGTCAGAAAATCGGGGTCAAACACTCGTTTGGAGTTTTGGTAGGAAATACGCTTCAAAGTGATTTGCTGACCCGTACGTATGCCGAAGGACGCGGTTTTGCCAATAATCAATTTACCCAAATTTCTTCCGCCGCTACCACTGCCGCTTCCCAAAGTTGGAGCAAAAGCAACTTGGCCTCATTTTTTGCCAAAATAGACTACAATTTTGGCGGAAAATACCTCATTGATTTCAGCGCTCGGGCCGATGGTTCATCGCGCTTCGGGAACAACCGCAAGTGGGGCTTTTTCCCTTCGGCGGGGGTCGCCTGGCGAATTAAACAAGAAGCATTCTTACAAGACATTCGGGTCTTGAGCGACCTCAAACTACGGGCTAGCGTCGGGGTAATTGGAAACCAAAACGGCATTGGAAACTTTGCCTCGCAAGGTCTTTGGACGGGTGGTTCGGGTTACCAAAGTTCGGCGGGAATTGCGCCTCAGCAGTTGGGGAACGCCGATTTACAATGGGAACGTACGCGTCAGTTTAACGTCGGACTTGATGCTTCGTTCTTAGACCAACGCCTCAACGTAGAATTTAACGTCTATAACAAATACACCACCAACGGTTTGCTGCAATTGGCCTTGCCCGCCACGTCAGGGTTTAGCAATTACTGGTCGAACGCCGCCGAAATCACCAACAAAGGTTTTGAATTGGGCATCAGTTCGGTCAACATTCGCAAGGGTGATTTACAATGGACTACCAGTTTCAACATTGCCCGAAATATCAACAACATTGAAAAACTACCCAACCCCCTTCGTTACGGAAGTCGCGATTTGATTTTGCAGCAACAGGGCACACCACTGTATTCGTTTTGGGTGTATAAAGAACTGGGCGTTGACCCACAAACGGGAAATGTCATTTACGATGACGTCAACAAAGACGGACAAATCACCGTGGCGGACCGCCAAATTGTGGGCAGTATTTGGCCAAAATTCTTTGGAGGCTTGACCAATAACTTCTCCTACAAAGGCTTTGATATTGGCTTATTTTTCTCTTTCCAATACGGCAACAAGATTTATAACCACAACCGCTTCTTTGGCGAAGGGGGCGGCGCGCGCGACGCGGCACGAATCATTTTTGCTAAAAATAACCAACGTTGGCAAAAACCTGGCGACATCACCGACGTACCTCGCCCCGACGGCATCAACGTCAACAATTACCGCGACGGTGGCAGCCGCTGGCTCGAAGACGGCTCGTTTGTACGCCTTCGTTCCCTTAACGTAGGGTACTCCATTCCAAAATCGGTCAGTCGTAAAATTGGAGCTGAGCAACTTCGCGTCTACGCTTCGGGAACCAACCTTTGGTTATTGACCAAATACACAGGCTTAGACCCTGAGTCGAGCGCAAGCAGCGACCAAAACCAGCAAGGCATCGACTTAGGTACGCCTCCCCAACCGCTTGGGATACAGATTGGTATCAATGTTACATTTTAAAAATTGAGCAAAACAATGAAATTCAAACATCATATACTCTGGGTAAGCTTGGCACTGGCAAGTAGTTCTTGCGAAAAGTTTCTGGATGTTCAGCCCAAAGAATTTATCTCCGACGCCGCCACCATTGTGAATCGTTCTTCGGCCGAAACAGCCGTACGAGGAATATACAGCGCCCTCGCCGATGGCAGCTACTACGGCACTTCTTTCCAATCCATTGGTTATTTGTCGGGCGATAACATCGTTTGGACGGGTTCGCAGTCGCAGGTTCAAGAGTTTATCAATAAAAAAGTCAATGCCGACAATTCAACCATTAGCTCGGCTTGGGTTTCGATTTACCGAACCATCAACCGAGCCAACAACGTCATCGACAAAGTACCCGCCGTTAAAGATGCGCAGTTGACCGATGCCCTTAGGAATCAGTACATTGGAGAAGCTTATTTTGTGCGTGCATTGGCCTATTTTGACTTGGCTCGGACGTGGGGTGGTGTACCTCTTATTACCAAACCAACCATCAACCCTACCGACAACAGCGGAATCAAACGCAGCAGCGTTGCCGAAACGTACGCCCAAGTACTCAAGGACTTAGAAACGGCCGAACCACTTTTACCCGCCACCACTGACCGTTATCGGGCTACCCGCAAAACCGTGTGGGCCTTGAGAGCACGTTATCATTTGTACCAAAAAGAGTGGGCCAAAGCCGAAGAATATGCCGATAAAGTCATCAGCGATGCTGCCAGCTACAGGTTAGTCAAACCGTTTAGTGCGTTTTTTGCCAATGATGCCCGTGGTACTACCGAGTCGATTTTTGAGATTTTTTACAACGGTACGACCGAAGTAAACGGTCACCGTGGTCAATGGCAACCCCAAACCAACGGCGGTACGCGCCAGTGGGCGCCCAACGATGCCCTCGTGGCTTTGCTCAATAACCCCGCCGTGGGAGGAACGCGCAGTGCATTGGTCGCCAGAGATAACCAGAACCGCTGGTATGGCAATTTGTACTACCGCAACCCTGCCTCTGACCCAAGCTACGTACTTCGTATTGCGGAAGTTGTTTTGATTCGGGCCGAAGCACGTGCCCAACAAGATAAACTCACACTTGGCTTGGCTGATTTGAACTTGATTCGCGATCGCGCAGGAATCGCCGCCAGCACAGCCGCTACCAAAAACGATTTATTGTTGGCCATTGAAAACGAGCGTCGCGTAGAGTTTGCGTTAGAACCACACCGTTGGTATGACATCGTCCGCACGGGGCGTGCTCCTGTCGTCTTTAATCTTTCGGACGCTAATCGCTACGTGTTGCCTATTCCTGTCCAGCAACTTCTTTCTGACAAAGCATTGGAACAAAACCCTGGCTATTAATCCCTAATACCTCTTAACATCCTCCCTCACAAGCCGCGACGGCGTACGGGGAGGAGTTTGGGGAGGGTTAGAATCATAACAACTTCTATTCACCTTATAACAATTAGAACCAACCATGGCAAAAGAATTACTCCTCGACGATTCTATCGAATGGCAAGGGTGGGAAAAGAACATTTTTCGATTCTTTGGGCTCTATTTCTTGATTCAAGTTCTTCCGCTCGACCTTCGATTTTTTAAGCACTTATTTGTAACCGAAGATTGGGCGTTTAGCTACCGAAATATCTTTTATTTGTCCAAGTACTCTCCAAATTTCATAGGACAAGAAAGCTTTATCAATTGGCTGATTGTGGCCGTTTTGGCGGGCATTGGTGCGCTCATTTGGTCACGAATCGACAAACCAACGACTGATTATAACAAGCTTTACTACGGAATCCGCGTTTTGGTTCGCTACCGCTTGGCACTTGGTGTGATTGCGTACGGATTTATTAAGTTTTTTCCATTGCAAGCGCC contains:
- a CDS encoding TonB-dependent receptor: MKKILSLWGLLLFTSWLASAQNTPTINATVSGKLIDQKTREALVGASVVIKGTTNGSTSDADGKFTLRTGQKLPFTVVVSYIGYLTKEIIVNSDKVVLEIAPDTKQLSEVVVVGYGTLERKDLIGSISKIDPAESKTIQAGSFDAQLQGKVSGVQISSNTGVPGEAVNIRVRGATSINADNDPLYVVDGVFINNNSLQTIGTGGKATSPIADLNPNDIESIEVLKDAEATALYGSRGANGVILITTKRGSFEQKPKISLNASYGQAKATKLWELTTGPEHAQLVNEWWINTGKDTPSLNRTFANRSFRPVSEGGRGLPEEQQTYDRLSELFRTASLSNYDLSLSGGTKSTKYYIGGGLNTQEAIIKPITFQRASFKVNLDQKVNDNVQVGVSNTFTRTYRNQARAGDGPAGGLLQAALHTPTYLSPVNEQGVLVGRAGFDNLTLLLDNYNVNSASLRYIGNLYADVQLLPNLKFRSSWGVDYNNYNESEYWNNLLISGSPNGLATSSISQFTTWLNEQTLTFRQKIGVKHSFGVLVGNTLQSDLLTRTYAEGRGFANNQFTQISSAATTAASQSWSKSNLASFFAKIDYNFGGKYLIDFSARADGSSRFGNNRKWGFFPSAGVAWRIKQEAFLQDIRVLSDLKLRASVGVIGNQNGIGNFASQGLWTGGSGYQSSAGIAPQQLGNADLQWERTRQFNVGLDASFLDQRLNVEFNVYNKYTTNGLLQLALPATSGFSNYWSNAAEITNKGFELGISSVNIRKGDLQWTTSFNIARNINNIEKLPNPLRYGSRDLILQQQGTPLYSFWVYKELGVDPQTGNVIYDDVNKDGQITVADRQIVGSIWPKFFGGLTNNFSYKGFDIGLFFSFQYGNKIYNHNRFFGEGGGARDAARIIFAKNNQRWQKPGDITDVPRPDGINVNNYRDGGSRWLEDGSFVRLRSLNVGYSIPKSVSRKIGAEQLRVYASGTNLWLLTKYTGLDPESSASSDQNQQGIDLGTPPQPLGIQIGINVTF
- a CDS encoding RagB/SusD family nutrient uptake outer membrane protein: MKFKHHILWVSLALASSSCEKFLDVQPKEFISDAATIVNRSSAETAVRGIYSALADGSYYGTSFQSIGYLSGDNIVWTGSQSQVQEFINKKVNADNSTISSAWVSIYRTINRANNVIDKVPAVKDAQLTDALRNQYIGEAYFVRALAYFDLARTWGGVPLITKPTINPTDNSGIKRSSVAETYAQVLKDLETAEPLLPATTDRYRATRKTVWALRARYHLYQKEWAKAEEYADKVISDAASYRLVKPFSAFFANDARGTTESIFEIFYNGTTEVNGHRGQWQPQTNGGTRQWAPNDALVALLNNPAVGGTRSALVARDNQNRWYGNLYYRNPASDPSYVLRIAEVVLIRAEARAQQDKLTLGLADLNLIRDRAGIAASTAATKNDLLLAIENERRVEFALEPHRWYDIVRTGRAPVVFNLSDANRYVLPIPVQQLLSDKALEQNPGY